From one Acinonyx jubatus isolate Ajub_Pintada_27869175 chromosome B1, VMU_Ajub_asm_v1.0, whole genome shotgun sequence genomic stretch:
- the EGR3 gene encoding early growth response protein 3 isoform X2, with product MTGKLAEKLPVTMSSLLNQLPDNLYPEEIPSALNLFSGSSDSVAHYNQMATENVMDIGLTNEKPNPELSYSGSFQPAPGNKTVTYLGKFAFDSPSNWCQDNIISLMSAGILGVPPASGALSTQTSTASMVQPPQGDVEAMYPALPPYSNCSDLYSEPVSFHDPQGNPGLAYSPQDYQSAKPALDSNLFPMIPDYNLYHHPNDMGSIPEHKPFQGMDPIRVNPPPITPLETIKAFKDKQIHPGFGSLPQPPLTLKPIRPRKYPNRPSKTPLHERPHACPAEGCDRRFSRSDELTRHLRIHTGHKPFQCRICMRSFSRSDHLTTHIRTHTGEKPFACEFCGRKFARSDERKRHAKIHLKQKEKKAEKGGAPSASSAPPVSLAPVVTTCA from the exons ATCTGTACCCCGAGGAGATCCCCAGCGCGCTCAACCTCTTCTCTGGCAGCAGCGACTCGGTAGCCCATTACAATCAGATGGCTACAG AGAATGTGATGGACATCGGTCTGACCAACGAGAAGCCCAACCCGGAACTCTCTTATTCCGGCTCCTTCCAGCCAGCCCCCGGCAACAAGACCGTGACCTACTTGGGAAAGTTCGCCTTCGACTCCCCTTCCAACTGGTGTCAGGACAACATCATTAGCCTCATGAGCGCCGGCATCTTGGGAGTGCCCCCGGCCTCAGGGGCACTCAGCACGCAGACCTCCACGGCCAGCATGGTGCAGCCACCGCAGGGCGACGTGGAGGCCATGTATCCGGCGCTGCCCCCCTATTCTAACTGCAGTGATCTCTACTCGGAGCCTGTGTCTTTCCACGATCCCCAGGGCAACCCTGGGCTCGCCTATTCCCCCCAGGATTACCAATCGGCCAAGCCGGCCTTGGACAGCAACCTCTTCCCCATGATTCCTGACTACAACCTATACCACCATCCCAACGACATGGGCTCCATTCCGGAGCACAAGCCCTTCCAGGGCATGGACCCCATCCGGGTCAATCCGCCCCCTATTACCCCTCTGGAGACCATCAAGGCATTCAAAGACAAGCAGATACACCCGGGCTTTGGCAGCCTGCCCCAGCCGCCGCTCACGCTCAAGCCCATCCGGCCCCGCAAGTATCCCAACCGACCCAGCAAGACCCCGCTCCACGAGCGGCCCCACGCGTGCCCGGCGGAGGGCTGCGACCGCCGTTTCAGCCGCTCGGACGAGCTGACCCGGCACCTGCGCATCCACACGGGCCACAAGCCCTTCCAATGCCGGATTTGCATGAGGAGCTTCAGTCGCAGCGACCACCTTACCACTCACATCCGCACGCATACAGGCGAGAAGCCCTTTGCCTGCGAGTTCTGCGGGCGCAAGTTTGCGCGCAGCGACGAGCGCAAGCGCCACGCCAAGATCCACCTCAAGCAAAAGGAGAAGAAGGCGGAGAAGGGGGGTGCGCCCTCTGCGTCCTCGGCGCCCCCCGTGTCCCTGGCCCCTGTGGTCACCACCTGCGCCTGA
- the EGR3 gene encoding early growth response protein 3 isoform X1 translates to MDGWVDGWMVDGWMDGWRDGGRARNFPGGELLFPPTPPALPDREGSVGDATIEASVLPGGGSRRPEGENVMDIGLTNEKPNPELSYSGSFQPAPGNKTVTYLGKFAFDSPSNWCQDNIISLMSAGILGVPPASGALSTQTSTASMVQPPQGDVEAMYPALPPYSNCSDLYSEPVSFHDPQGNPGLAYSPQDYQSAKPALDSNLFPMIPDYNLYHHPNDMGSIPEHKPFQGMDPIRVNPPPITPLETIKAFKDKQIHPGFGSLPQPPLTLKPIRPRKYPNRPSKTPLHERPHACPAEGCDRRFSRSDELTRHLRIHTGHKPFQCRICMRSFSRSDHLTTHIRTHTGEKPFACEFCGRKFARSDERKRHAKIHLKQKEKKAEKGGAPSASSAPPVSLAPVVTTCA, encoded by the exons atggatggatgggtggatggatggatggtggatggatggatggatggatggagagatgggggGCGCGCTCGGAATTTTCCAGGGGGCGAGTTGCTTTTCCCACCCACTCCTCCCGCCCTCCCCGATCGGGAAGGCTCGGTTGGCGACGCCACGATAGAGGCTTCGGTTCTCCCGGGTGGGGGCAGCCGCCGACCAGAGGGAG AGAATGTGATGGACATCGGTCTGACCAACGAGAAGCCCAACCCGGAACTCTCTTATTCCGGCTCCTTCCAGCCAGCCCCCGGCAACAAGACCGTGACCTACTTGGGAAAGTTCGCCTTCGACTCCCCTTCCAACTGGTGTCAGGACAACATCATTAGCCTCATGAGCGCCGGCATCTTGGGAGTGCCCCCGGCCTCAGGGGCACTCAGCACGCAGACCTCCACGGCCAGCATGGTGCAGCCACCGCAGGGCGACGTGGAGGCCATGTATCCGGCGCTGCCCCCCTATTCTAACTGCAGTGATCTCTACTCGGAGCCTGTGTCTTTCCACGATCCCCAGGGCAACCCTGGGCTCGCCTATTCCCCCCAGGATTACCAATCGGCCAAGCCGGCCTTGGACAGCAACCTCTTCCCCATGATTCCTGACTACAACCTATACCACCATCCCAACGACATGGGCTCCATTCCGGAGCACAAGCCCTTCCAGGGCATGGACCCCATCCGGGTCAATCCGCCCCCTATTACCCCTCTGGAGACCATCAAGGCATTCAAAGACAAGCAGATACACCCGGGCTTTGGCAGCCTGCCCCAGCCGCCGCTCACGCTCAAGCCCATCCGGCCCCGCAAGTATCCCAACCGACCCAGCAAGACCCCGCTCCACGAGCGGCCCCACGCGTGCCCGGCGGAGGGCTGCGACCGCCGTTTCAGCCGCTCGGACGAGCTGACCCGGCACCTGCGCATCCACACGGGCCACAAGCCCTTCCAATGCCGGATTTGCATGAGGAGCTTCAGTCGCAGCGACCACCTTACCACTCACATCCGCACGCATACAGGCGAGAAGCCCTTTGCCTGCGAGTTCTGCGGGCGCAAGTTTGCGCGCAGCGACGAGCGCAAGCGCCACGCCAAGATCCACCTCAAGCAAAAGGAGAAGAAGGCGGAGAAGGGGGGTGCGCCCTCTGCGTCCTCGGCGCCCCCCGTGTCCCTGGCCCCTGTGGTCACCACCTGCGCCTGA
- the EGR3 gene encoding early growth response protein 3 isoform X3, which yields MEPCAAWSPRGGRENVMDIGLTNEKPNPELSYSGSFQPAPGNKTVTYLGKFAFDSPSNWCQDNIISLMSAGILGVPPASGALSTQTSTASMVQPPQGDVEAMYPALPPYSNCSDLYSEPVSFHDPQGNPGLAYSPQDYQSAKPALDSNLFPMIPDYNLYHHPNDMGSIPEHKPFQGMDPIRVNPPPITPLETIKAFKDKQIHPGFGSLPQPPLTLKPIRPRKYPNRPSKTPLHERPHACPAEGCDRRFSRSDELTRHLRIHTGHKPFQCRICMRSFSRSDHLTTHIRTHTGEKPFACEFCGRKFARSDERKRHAKIHLKQKEKKAEKGGAPSASSAPPVSLAPVVTTCA from the exons ATGGAGCCATGTGCGGCGTGGAGTCCCCGCGGTGGGAGAG AGAATGTGATGGACATCGGTCTGACCAACGAGAAGCCCAACCCGGAACTCTCTTATTCCGGCTCCTTCCAGCCAGCCCCCGGCAACAAGACCGTGACCTACTTGGGAAAGTTCGCCTTCGACTCCCCTTCCAACTGGTGTCAGGACAACATCATTAGCCTCATGAGCGCCGGCATCTTGGGAGTGCCCCCGGCCTCAGGGGCACTCAGCACGCAGACCTCCACGGCCAGCATGGTGCAGCCACCGCAGGGCGACGTGGAGGCCATGTATCCGGCGCTGCCCCCCTATTCTAACTGCAGTGATCTCTACTCGGAGCCTGTGTCTTTCCACGATCCCCAGGGCAACCCTGGGCTCGCCTATTCCCCCCAGGATTACCAATCGGCCAAGCCGGCCTTGGACAGCAACCTCTTCCCCATGATTCCTGACTACAACCTATACCACCATCCCAACGACATGGGCTCCATTCCGGAGCACAAGCCCTTCCAGGGCATGGACCCCATCCGGGTCAATCCGCCCCCTATTACCCCTCTGGAGACCATCAAGGCATTCAAAGACAAGCAGATACACCCGGGCTTTGGCAGCCTGCCCCAGCCGCCGCTCACGCTCAAGCCCATCCGGCCCCGCAAGTATCCCAACCGACCCAGCAAGACCCCGCTCCACGAGCGGCCCCACGCGTGCCCGGCGGAGGGCTGCGACCGCCGTTTCAGCCGCTCGGACGAGCTGACCCGGCACCTGCGCATCCACACGGGCCACAAGCCCTTCCAATGCCGGATTTGCATGAGGAGCTTCAGTCGCAGCGACCACCTTACCACTCACATCCGCACGCATACAGGCGAGAAGCCCTTTGCCTGCGAGTTCTGCGGGCGCAAGTTTGCGCGCAGCGACGAGCGCAAGCGCCACGCCAAGATCCACCTCAAGCAAAAGGAGAAGAAGGCGGAGAAGGGGGGTGCGCCCTCTGCGTCCTCGGCGCCCCCCGTGTCCCTGGCCCCTGTGGTCACCACCTGCGCCTGA